A part of Brettanomyces bruxellensis chromosome 3, complete sequence genomic DNA contains:
- a CDS encoding uncharacterized protein (SECRETED:SignalP(1-26)): MRFYFRFKSVLQFIALSQSLIGEAIAEYVATEGGVGCLYGDQVGSVSGFAETYYSYPLTGAAAGNTADGSVSTEFFETGYSQYGLIGSITGIVSPTLSYYDEENTYATSEIGTFTIYLWHFALEMSGYFYAETSGVYTIELTNVDDFAAVWFGKGLDCCDPSATNNDVKPDFATGRSFDAQKDGASSYSVYLSAGSFYPIKLRYANVNSRALLSFTVVDPAGNSITDFSDYIYQFVNIDGSCSSSSATLPFNTNTVTTDVEAETTTTVPTTYTSGDSTITSTIVLVEEPPLSTTTTTTDVEAETTTTVPTTYTSGDSTITSTIVLVEEPPLSTTTTTTDVEAETTTTVPTTYTSGDSTITSTIVLVEEPPLSTTTTTTDVEAETTTTVPTTYTSGDSTITSTIVLVEEPPLSTTTTTTDVEAETTTTVPTTYTSGDSTITSTIVLVEEPPLSTTTTTTDVEAETTTTVPTTYTSGDSTITSTIVLVEEPPLSTTTTTTDVEAETTTTVPTTYTSGDSTITSTIVLVEEPPLSTTTTTTDVEAETTTTVPTTYTSGDSTITSTIVLVEEPPLSTITTTTDVEAETTTTVPTTYTSKDNTITSTVVLVEEPTLPVITTTTDVESETTTTVATTYTSRGKKIIGSIILVERPSISTITVTTDVPCKSVTTKIATFTSDNKVLTKSIIIVEEPYSSQSSGGTTSAKYSDSKTFAFYSNDSSSTVNENSKGTTDFATIPNPTALTITGEVVTDEFNTGSTTDITDISKTAGGAIEAGKTSKIETSASSEQPNKSAVIPQTAEEITSESTFSSSEWETSSSEYTNASSDVAIYEGSGASLEYAFPVAISVLISLLL, encoded by the coding sequence ATGAGATTCTATTTTCGATTCAAGAGCGTCCTTCAGTTTATTGCTCTATCTCAGAGCTTAATTGGGGAAGCTATAGCTGAATATGTCGCCACCGAGGGTGGTGTTGGTTGCCTGTATGGAGATCAAGTTGGAAGTGTTTCAGGTTTTGCTGAGACCTATTATTCCTACCCGTTAACAGGGGCAGCAGCAGGAAATACTGCAGATGGAAGTGTCAGTACTGAATTCTTTGAAACAGGTTATAGTCAATATGGATTAATTGGTAGTATAACAGGTATTGTTAGCCCAACACTTAGTTAttatgatgaagagaatACATATGCAACTTCAGAAATTGGAACATTTACTATTTATTTGTGGCATTTTGCTCTAGAAATGAGTGGATACTTTTATGCAGAAACATCAGGTGTCTACACTATAGAACTTACAAATGTGGATGATTTTGCTGCTGTGTGGTTTGGAAAAGGATTGGATTGTTGCGATCCATCAGCCACTAACAACGATGTCAAACCTGACTTTGCCACAGGAAGAAGTTTCGATGCCCAGAAAGATGGcgcttcttcttattcagTATATCTCTCTGCAGGATCATTTTACCCAATTAAGTTGAGATACGCAAATGTTAATTCAAGAGCACTTTTATCCTTTACTGTTGTTGACCCAGCTGGGAACTCTATTACTGATTTTAGTGATTATATTTATCAGTTCGTTAACATTGACGGATCatgttcatcttcttcagcAACATTGCCTTTTAATACAAATACTGTTACAACAGATGTTGAGGCAGAGACTACCACAACTGTTCCTACAACATACACCTCTGGAGATAGTACGATCACCAGCACTATTGTGCTTGTCGAGGAACCACCTCTCTCTACTACCACCACAACAACAGATGTCGAGGCAGAGACTACCACAACTGTTCCTACAACATACACCTCTGGAGATAGTACGATCACCAGCACTATTGTGCTTGTCGAGGAACCACCTCTCTCTACTACCACCACAACAACAGATGTCGAGGCAGAGACTACCACAACTGTTCCTACAACATACACCTCTGGAGATAGTACGATCACCAGCACTATTGTGCTTGTCGAGGAACCACCTCTCTCTACTACCACCACAACAACAGATGTCGAGGCAGAGACTACCACAACTGTTCCTACAACATACACCTCTGGAGATAGTACGATCACCAGCACTATTGTGCTTGTCGAGGAACCACCTCTCTCTACTACCACCACAACAACAGATGTCGAGGCAGAGACTACCACAACTGTTCCTACAACATACACCTCTGGAGATAGTACGATCACCAGCACTATTGTGCTTGTCGAGGAACCACCTCTCTCTACTACCACCACAACAACAGATGTCGAGGCAGAGACTACCACAACTGTTCCTACAACATACACCTCTGGAGATAGTACGATCACCAGCACTATTGTGCTTGTCGAGGAACCACCTCTCTCTACTACCACCACAACAACAGATGTCGAGGCAGAGACTACCACAACTGTTCCTACAACATACACCTCTGGAGATAGTACGATCACCAGCACTATTGTGCTTGTCGAGGAACCACCTCTCTCTACTACCACCACAACAACAGATGTCGAGGCAGAGACTACCACAACTGTTCCTACAACATACACCTCTGGAGATAGTACGATCACCAGCACTATTGTGCTTGTCGAGGAACCACCTCTCTCTACTATCACCACAACAACAGATGTCGAGGCAGAGACTACCACAACTGTTCCTACAACATACACTTCAAAAGATAATACTATCACCAGTACTGTTGTGCTTGTGGAAGAACCAACTCTTCCAGTTATTACGACGACCACGGATGTTGAGTCAGAGACTACTACTACTGTTGCTACTACTTACACATCTAGAGGAAAGAAGATTATAGGTAGTATAATACTTGTTGAGAGACCAAGCATCTCCACAATTACTGTTACCACTGATGTCCCTTGTAAATCGGTCACAACAAAGATCGCAACATTCACCTCTGATAATAAAGTTCTAACAAAAAGTATAATTATCGTGGAAGAGCCTTATAGCTCTCAATCCAGTGGGGGAACGACATCTGCAAAATACTCAGACTCCAaaacttttgctttctaTTCAAATGATTCAAGTTCAACGGTGAATGAAAATTCCAAGGGTACAACAGACTTTGCCACTATTCCAAATCCTACAGCTTTAACTATTACTGGAGAAGTTGTGACCGATGAATTTAATACTGGTTCTACGACAGATATAACAGACATTTCTAAAACTGCTGGTGGAGCAATAGAAGCTGGAAAGACATCAAAGATTGAAACAAGTGCTTCATCTGAGCAACCAAATAAGTCTGCTGTGATTCCACAAACTGCCGAAGAAATAACATCCGAATCTaccttttcatcatctgaatGGGAAACATCCTCTTCGGAATATACAAATGCATCATCGGATGTTGCAATTTATGAGGGTTCTGGTGCAAGCCTTGAATATGCCTTCCCAGTTGCAATTTCAGTACTTATCAGTTTACTTCTATAG